In Oryza sativa Japonica Group chromosome 3, ASM3414082v1, one DNA window encodes the following:
- the LOC136355631 gene encoding uncharacterized protein codes for MENGGGGGGGGGIAGKKRKAVGGGGGGGGGGGSGYGERAAAAAVMRREPRRGLGVAELERIRVQLEAAQSLFMIPPSLLPSSSSSSSAAAVVATQLRPPPPPPLLPSHVAGVRYGHQQQQQQQQYVGNGAAARTRDHHFTPYYYGSSPLQKQQHYTTTPNDALTRLLLASNSSSSSSQAYFQRQINQDASGKCVVNASPLLRQQQGSSDQELYRMQLQDYRRRRAQPQMELHGETTAAASRSQSIIPFVNLVDDDDDEEAAAGDGAGKELDLELRL; via the exons AtggagaacggcggcggcggaggtggaggtggagggatcgccgggaagaagaggaaggcggttggtggcggcggcggcggcggaggaggaggcgggtcCGGCTACggcgagagggcggcggcggcggcggtgatgaggAGGGAGCCGCGGCGAGGGCTCGGGGTGGCGGAGCTGGAGAGGATCAGAGTGCAGCTCGAGGCGGCGCAGAGCCTCTTCATGATcccgccgtcgctgctgccctcgtcgtcgtcgtcatcgtcggcggcggcggtggttgctACGCAACTAcgaccacctccgccgccgccgctgctgccgtctCACGTGGCCGGCGTGCGCTACGgccaccaacaacaacaacaacaacaacaatac GTTGGAAATGGAGCAGCAGCGCGAACAAGAGATCACCATTTCACTCCGTATTATTACGGCTCATCGCCactgcagaagcagcagcattACACTACTACTCCTAATGATGCTTTGACCAG GCTATTACTTGCAtcaaacagcagcagcagcagcagccaagcTTATTTCCAACGTCAGATCAATCAGGATGCTTCAGGCAAGTGCGTCGTGAACGCGTCCCCTCTCCTAAGACAGCAACAGGGTTCATCTGATcag GAGCTATACAGGATGCAGCTGCAGGAttatcgccgccgtcgagcgcaGCCGCAGATGGAGCTGCACGGCGAGACGACTGCGGCGGCGAGTAGATCTCAGAGTATTATTCCGTTTGTGAacctcgtcgacgacgacgacgacgaggaggctgctgccggcgacggcgccgggaAAGAATTGGACTTGGAGCTCAGGCTCTAG
- the LOC4332967 gene encoding probable apyrase 6, with amino-acid sequence MPDLTKPPSPRPRRRRCRLCGICLGTALLALLVSSLAHLFSPPQPQPQLQPPRPSPSSSPPRFAVIIDGGSTGSRAHVFATGPGGRPDLARSAVMRVTPGLSSFADEPARAGDSLRPLIDFAREKVGGAAAEVRLMATAGLRLQEGRLQEAILSSCRDVLRASGFRFEDSWAEVIPGSDEGIYAWVAANYALGTLGGDPHKTIGIIELGGASAQLTFVSDEVLPPELSRNFTFGGTTYTLYSNSFLNFGQNAAQESFREILRSKDSKNGTLVDPCAPKGYSRIKEVISRPSSASKSKLENQFADSGDGDFTVCRSSSLALLKKGNEECRYQQCQLGPTFVPELRGHFLATENFYFTSKFFGLKQSSSLSDFVLAGEQFCNKDLSTLRKMYPNRSDDDFSRYCFSSAYIVALLHDSLGVPLDDKRIEYSNQVGDTQVEWALGAFISNIKGVIVEPSATGRSAHRSRPLLAVLLGVFLLGGALCLARWRKPKTKIIYDLEKGRYIITRIS; translated from the exons ATGCCCGACCTCACCAAACCCCCTTCccctcgcccccgccgccgccgctgccgcctctgcGGCATCTGCCTCGGCACCGCgctcctcgccctcctcgtctCCTCCCTCGCCCACCTCTTCtccccgccgcagccgcagccgcagctgcagccgccgcggccctccccctcctcctcgccaccgcGCTTCGCGGTCATCATCGACGGGGGGAGCACCGGCAGCCGGGCGCACGTCTTCGCCACGGGGCCCGGCGGGCGGCCGGATCTGGCGCGGTCGGCCGTGATGCGCGTCACCCCGGGGCTCTCCTCGTTCGCCGACGAGCCCGCGCGGGCCGGGGATTCGCTGCGGCCGCTGATTGATTTCGCCAGGGAGAAGGTCGGGGGCGCCGCGGCGGAAGTGCGGCTCATGGCCACCGCCGGGCTGCGGCTGCAGGAGGGGCGCCTCCAGGAGGCCATCCTGTCGTCCTGCAGGGACGTGCTCAGGGCTTCCGGATTCCGGTTCGAGGACTCTTGGGCCGAGGTGATCCCAG GCTCTGATGAGGGTATCTATGCTTGGGTTGCGGCAAACTATGCTCTTGGCACACTTGGAGGGGATCCACACAAAACCATTGGAATAATTGAACTTGGGGGCGCCTCAGCACAG CTGACATTTGTTTCTGATGAAGTACTTCCTCCGGAACTGTCAAGAAATTTCACTTTTGGTGGAACAACATATACTCTCTATAGCAACAGCTTTCTAAACTTTGGACAA AATGCTGCACAAGAATCCTTCCGTGAAATACTGCGGTCAAAAG ACTCCAAAAATGGTACACTTGTTGATCCATGTGCTCCTAAAGGATATTCTCGCATCAAAGAAGTAATATCAAGACCAAGCAGTGCttcaaaatcaaaattagagAATCAATTTGCTGATAGTGGGGATGGAGACTTTACAGTGTGCAGATCTTCTTCTTTGGCACTGCTGAAAAAAGGCAACG AAGAGTGCCGATATCAACAATGCCAACTTGGACCAACTTTTGTACCTGAGCTTCGTGGACATTTCTTAGCAACTGAAAATTTCTATTTTACATCAAAG TTCTTTGGACTGAAGCAATCTTCATCACTGTCTGATTTTGTGCTTGCTGGAGAACAATTTTGCAACAAGGACTTGTCTACTCTTAGGAAAATGTATCCTAATCGGTCAGATGATGATTTTTCACGTTATTGCTTCTCATCCGCATATATTGTAGCTCTACTGCACGACAGTCTTGGTGTACCACTGGATGACAAGAG GATTGAGTATTCAAATCAGGTTGGAGACACTCAAGTTGAATGGGCCCTGGGGGCTTTCATCTCAAACATAAAAGGCGTAATTGTAGAGCCATCAGCAACTGGTAGATCAGCCCATAGAAGTAGACCATTGCTTGCTGTGCTGCTGGGGGTGTTTCTTCTAGGTGGAGCACTTTGCTTGGCAAGATGGAGGAAGCCCAAGACGAAGATCATATACGACTTGGAGAAAGGCCGGTACATAATCACACGCATCAGCTGA